Proteins from a single region of Ascaphus truei isolate aAscTru1 chromosome 12 unlocalized genomic scaffold, aAscTru1.hap1 SUPER_12_unloc_3, whole genome shotgun sequence:
- the LOC142473623 gene encoding histone H4 encodes MTGRGKGGKGLGKGGAKRHRKVLRDNIQGITKPAIRRLARRGGVKRISGLIYEETRGVLKVFLENVIRDAVTYTEHAKRKTVTAMDVVYALKRQGRTLYGFGG; translated from the coding sequence ATGACTGGTCGCGGCAAAGGAGGAAAAGGGCTCGGTAAAGGAGGTGCCAAGAGGCACAGGAAGGTTCTTCGTGACAACATCCAAGGCATTACCAAGCCAGCTATCCGCCGCCTGGCTCGCAGAGGAGGAGTGAAGCGCATCTCCGGTCTCATCTATGAAGAGACCCGTGGGGTGCTCAAGGTTTTCCTGGAGAATGTGATCCGGGACGCGGTCACCTACACCGAGCACGCTAAGAGGAAGACAGTCACCGCTATGGACGTGGTGTATGCTCTCAAGCGCCAGGGCCGCACTCTCTATGGATTCGGCGGCTAA
- the LOC142473653 gene encoding histone H1-like, with protein sequence MAETAPAPPPPAESAAKKKQPKKAAGASKSRPAKSGPSVSDLIVRAVSASKERSGVSLSALKKALAAGGYDVEKNNSRLKLALKGLVSKETLIQLKGSGASGSFKLNKKQLESKEKAAKKKDVGKPKKPVAKKPAKSPKKPKKAPAGVKKSPKKVKKPAAAKKPAKSPKKSKAAKPRKAVKSPAAKKAAKPKAAKSPAKAKAAKPKAAKPKRAAAPKK encoded by the coding sequence atggccgagaccgctcctgctcctcctcctccagctgaaagcgccgccaagaagaagcagccgaaGAAAGCGGCCGGAGCCTCGAAAAGCCGCCCAGCAAAGTCCGGTCCCAGCGTGTCCGATCTGATAGTGAGAGCTGTGTCCGCCTCTAAGGAGCGCAGCGGGGTCTCCCTGTCCGCTCTGAAGAAGGCTCTGGCTGCAGGAGGCTACGATGTGGAGAAGAATAACAGCCGCCTGAAGCTGGCTCTCAAGGGCTTGGTGAGCAAGGAAACCCTGATCCAGCTGAAAGGTAGCGGAGCCTCCGGATCTTTCAAGCTGAATAAGAAGCAGctggagagcaaggagaaggcggccAAGAAAAAGGATGTGGGGAAACCCAAGAAGCCAGTGGCAAAGAAACCCGCCAAGTCCCCCAAGAAACCCAAAAAGGCTCCGGCGGGAGTGAAGAAAAGCCCCAAAAAGGTCAAGAAACCGGCGGCCGCCAAGAAGCCAGCAAAAAGCCCGAAGAAGTCTAAAGCTGCCAAGCCCAGGAAGGCTGTGAAGAGCCCGGCGGCTAAAAAGGCTGCGAAGCCAAAAGCTGCTAAGAGTCCAGCTAAGGCCAAGGCAGCCAAACCCAAAGCAGCAAAGCCCAAGAGGGCGGCAGCTCCTAAGAAGTGA
- the LOC142473655 gene encoding histone H3, which produces MARTKQTARKSTGGKAPRKQLATKAARKSAPATGGVKKPHRYRPGTVALREIRRYQKSTELLIRKLPFQRLVREIAQDFKTDLRFQSSAVMALQEASEAYLVGLFEDTNLCAIHAKRVTIMPKDIQLARRIRGERA; this is translated from the coding sequence atggcccggaccaagcagaccgcccggaaatccaccggAGGGAAGGCTCCCCGTAAGCAGCTAGCGACCAAGGCTGCCAGAAAGAGCGCTCCGGCCACCGGCGGAGTGAAGAAGCCTCACCGCTACCGGCCCGGTACTGTGGCTCTCAGGGAGATCCGCCGCTACCAGAAGTCCACCGAGCTGCTCATCCGCAAGCTGCCCTTCCAGCGCCTGGTCCGGGAGATCGCCCAGGACTTCAAGACTGACCTGCGCTTCCAGAGCTCGGCTGTCATGGCTCTGCAGGAGGCCAGCGAGGCTTATCTGGTGGGGCTCTTCGAGGACACCAACCTGTGCGCTATCCACGCCAAGAGGGTCACCATCATGCCTAAGGACATCCAGCTGGCCCGCAggatcagaggggagagagcttaG